The following proteins are encoded in a genomic region of Solea senegalensis isolate Sse05_10M linkage group LG5, IFAPA_SoseM_1, whole genome shotgun sequence:
- the LOC122769012 gene encoding regulator of G-protein signaling 7-binding protein A-like: MSSASNGRKNRPRSAGNIFQIGKPPYRDPQRRESTESTRKAQRAVADCRMIVQEFNTLVALYRELVISIGEITVDCPSLRAEMLKTRTKGCEMARSAHHSLSLISGPEDGEIHPEICRLFIQLQCCLEMYITEMLKSVCLLGSLQLHRKGKESCGPPGVETKMEECSDIPILEDTSSSPTDCPQLCWLVATDIENIEKDMREMKNLLSKLRETMPLPLKNQDDSSLLNLTPYPLVRQRKRRFFGLCCLVTS, translated from the exons ATGAGTTCTGCATCGAATGGGCGCAAAAACCGCCCCAGATCCGCCGGGAACATCTTCCAGATTGGCAAGCCTCCTTACCGAGacccacagaggagggagagcacCGAAAGTACCCGCAAAGCCCAGCGCGCCGTGGCCGACTGCAGAATG atCGTTCAAGAATTTAACACACTCGTGGCTCTGTACCGGGAACTGGTCATCTCCATTGGCGAAATCACTGTCGACTGCCCGTCTTTACGGGCCGAAATGCTCAAGACCCGGACTAAAGGCTGTGAAATGGCGAGATCGGCGCATCACAGTCTCTCCTTGATATCGGG GCCAGAGGACGGGGAGATCCACCCTGAGATCTGCAGGCTCTTCATCCAGCTGCAGTGCTGTCTGGAGATGTACATCACTGAGATGCTCAAGTCTGTCTGCTTGCTGGGCTCCCTGCAGCTCCACAGGAAAG GTAAAGAATCCTGCGGCCCACCCGGGGTTGAGACTAAGATGGAGGAGTGCTCAGACATTCCCATTCTGGAGGACACGTCTTCCTCCCCGACTGACTGTCCTCAGCTCTGCTGGCTGGTGGCCACCGACATAGAAAACATAGAAAA AGATATGAGGGAAATGAAGAACCTTCTCAGTAAACTCAGGGAGACAATGCCTTTACCACTGAAGAACCAAG ATGACAGCAGTTTGCTCAACCTGACTCCCTACCCACTGGTTCGACAGAGGAAGAGGCGGTTCTTTGGGCTCTGTTGCCTGGTAACCAGCTAA